The following proteins come from a genomic window of Canis lupus dingo isolate Sandy chromosome 20, ASM325472v2, whole genome shotgun sequence:
- the PLPP2 gene encoding phospholipid phosphatase 2 isoform X1, with the protein MGRRWVFVLLDVLCVLVASLPFAILTLVNAPYKRGFYCGDDSIRYPYRPDTITHGLMAGVTITATVVLVSAGEAYLVYTDRLYSRSDFNNYVAAVYKVLGTFLFGAAVSQSLTDLAKYMIGRLRPNFLAVCDPDWSRVNCSLYVQVEKVCRGSPANVTESRLSFYSGHSSFGMYCMMFLALYVQARLCWKWARLLRPTVQFFLLAFALYVGYTRVSDHKHHWSDVLVGLLQGALVAGLTVRYVSDFFKSRPPQRCLEEEELGRKPSLSLTLTLGEADRNHYGYPVSSS; encoded by the exons atGGGGCGCCGGTGGGTCTTCGTGCTGCTCGACGTGCTGTGCGTGCTGGTCG cctctctGCCTTTCGCCATCCTGACGCTTGTGAATGCCCCGTACAAGCGAGGGTTCTACTGCGGGGACGACTCCATCCGATACCCGTACCGTCCAGACACCATCACACACGGGCTCATGGCCGGGGTCACCATCACGGCCACCGTTGTCCTT GTCTCGGCCGGGGAGGCCTACTTGGTGTACACTGACCGCCTCTACTCCCGCTCCGACTTCAACAACTACGTGGCCGCCGTCTACAAGGTGCTGGGGACCTTCCTGTTCGGGGCTGCGGTGAGTCAGTCTCTGACGGATCTGGCCAAGTACATGATCGGCCGGCTGCGCCCCAACTTCCTGGCGGTGTGCGACCCTGACTGGAGCCGTGTCAACTGCTCGCTGTACGTGCAGGTGGAGAAGGTGTGCAGGGGAAGCCCCGCTAACGTCACCGAGTCCAG GCTGTCCTTCTATTCCGGACACTCCTCCTTTGGGATGTACTGCATGATGTTCTTGGCG CTCTACGTGCAGGCGCGGCTCTGCTGGAAGTGGGCCCGGCTTCTGCGGCCCACGGTGCAGTTCTTCCTGCTGGCCTTCGCGCTCTATGTGGGCTACACCCGCGTGTCTGACCACAAGCACCACTGGAGTGATGTCCTGGTTGGCCTCCTGCAGGGGGCACTGGTGGCCGGCCTCACC GTTCGCTACGTCTCTGACTTCTTCAAGTCCCGGCCCCCGCAGcgctgcctggaggaggaggagctgggccgGAAGCCTAGCCTGTCCCTGACGCTGACCCTGGGTGAGGCTGACCGCAACCACTACGGGTACCCGGTCTCCTCTTCCTGA
- the PLPP2 gene encoding phospholipid phosphatase 2 isoform X2, giving the protein MAGVTITATVVLVSAGEAYLVYTDRLYSRSDFNNYVAAVYKVLGTFLFGAAVSQSLTDLAKYMIGRLRPNFLAVCDPDWSRVNCSLYVQVEKVCRGSPANVTESRLSFYSGHSSFGMYCMMFLALYVQARLCWKWARLLRPTVQFFLLAFALYVGYTRVSDHKHHWSDVLVGLLQGALVAGLTVRYVSDFFKSRPPQRCLEEEELGRKPSLSLTLTLGEADRNHYGYPVSSS; this is encoded by the exons ATGGCCGGGGTCACCATCACGGCCACCGTTGTCCTT GTCTCGGCCGGGGAGGCCTACTTGGTGTACACTGACCGCCTCTACTCCCGCTCCGACTTCAACAACTACGTGGCCGCCGTCTACAAGGTGCTGGGGACCTTCCTGTTCGGGGCTGCGGTGAGTCAGTCTCTGACGGATCTGGCCAAGTACATGATCGGCCGGCTGCGCCCCAACTTCCTGGCGGTGTGCGACCCTGACTGGAGCCGTGTCAACTGCTCGCTGTACGTGCAGGTGGAGAAGGTGTGCAGGGGAAGCCCCGCTAACGTCACCGAGTCCAG GCTGTCCTTCTATTCCGGACACTCCTCCTTTGGGATGTACTGCATGATGTTCTTGGCG CTCTACGTGCAGGCGCGGCTCTGCTGGAAGTGGGCCCGGCTTCTGCGGCCCACGGTGCAGTTCTTCCTGCTGGCCTTCGCGCTCTATGTGGGCTACACCCGCGTGTCTGACCACAAGCACCACTGGAGTGATGTCCTGGTTGGCCTCCTGCAGGGGGCACTGGTGGCCGGCCTCACC GTTCGCTACGTCTCTGACTTCTTCAAGTCCCGGCCCCCGCAGcgctgcctggaggaggaggagctgggccgGAAGCCTAGCCTGTCCCTGACGCTGACCCTGGGTGAGGCTGACCGCAACCACTACGGGTACCCGGTCTCCTCTTCCTGA